The Gossypium hirsutum isolate 1008001.06 chromosome D07, Gossypium_hirsutum_v2.1, whole genome shotgun sequence genome includes the window TGTAATTAACTATATCCTGCAGGTGAATATGGAAGGAGTTCGATGCCggcatttttattaattatttcatagGATTAATTCCAACAAACGTCCCTAAACTATAACTGAGATTTTAATTTGGTTCCAAACATCAAAATATTCTAATTGACCTCGAATATCATTATTGTATGAATGAGGTACTTCCCGTCAGCCTAGTCAACAGTTTGGTAATTAAATGCTAACTCGAATCTTACAATGACCAGATTTAAAATAcgtggattaaattttaaatatgtgtgtagacaccaatttttttttaatgttacatTTAAGTTGTCCTTATAATATGTACACCCAAACTAACAACTAGTTTGGTGgaacattattaataaaataataatattttaaaaatttaattataacattttgaagtttaggactaatttgaaatatatAGGCTATGCTACCTAAagagggttttcacgtaaaattttaATGACACAGGCCATAGGTACAGTTAGAGAGATTGAAAACACGGTGAAGGCCATGGCCTATCGCAATGACGTATTCAATAACTCCGATCAACTGAGCGAGCACACCGCTATAGAAATGAAAGGAACCGATCGACCGGGTCTATTTTCGGAGATATCAGCAGCCTTAGCTGATCTCCACTGTAACATTGTGGAGGCACATGCATGGAGCCACAATGCTCGTTTGGCTTGCGTGGCCTACATTTCCGATCAATCCACCGACACCCCGATCGACGATCCCCACCGCCTTGCCACCATCGAGGGCCACCTCACCACTGTACTACGAGCAACAACTACACCTACCCAAAGTGAGTCGGAAATAGCCAGCCCACAAGAAGTGAAGACAGCTGAGTTTAGTGAAGGGACCAATATGACCGATGTGGAACGCAGGTTACACCAACTTATGCTATCAGCAGGTGATTTCCATAGGCCGGAATTTGAGGCGATGACACCACCACCATCATCAAGATCAGACGGTGATGAAGAAGGAAGAAAAATGGTTGTATCAATTGAGAACTGTCACGAAAAATGGTACTCCATCGTCAGCATTGAATGTAAAGATAGACCCAGACTCATGTTTGATACAGTGTGTACGCTTACTGATATGCAATACGTGATTTTCCATGCATCAATCAGTTCCCGCGATGGCAGATCCTTGCAGGTATACTAATAGTTTTCTCTTCAACTTTTGCTTCATTTCTTTTAAACTCTCTTATTTGCATTACCATTTGTTATGAAATAAAGGAATACTTCATAAGACATGTAGACGGATACGCTTTGAGTTCTGAAAGTGAGAAAGAGAAGGTTATAAAATGCTTGGAAGCAGCTATTGAGCGACGAGTTTGCGAGGTATAATGCTACAATCTTCACTCGgtgttaatttatttttggtaTAATCTACCTCCaactttaaaatgattttttttataaagtttggGGACCAAATAAgtaattatgcatttattttattattttctctgaTGACAAATGAATCATAATCAGGGGGTTCGACTAGAGCTGAGTGCAGAGAATCGGGTCGGGTTATTGTCTGACATAACTCGGGTTCTAAGGGAAAACGGCCTGAGTGTAGTAAGAGC containing:
- the LOC121203010 gene encoding ACT domain-containing protein ACR2 isoform X2 — translated: MMVCWPYFDPEFDNLPERIYGPPCRVCIDNDSMEECTVIKVDSVNKQGILLEVVQVLTNINLTILKSYISSDAGWFMDVFHVKDEHGDKIRDQNAIGTVREIENTVKAMAYRNDVFNNSDQLSEHTAIEMKGTDRPGLFSEISAALADLHCNIVEAHAWSHNARLACVAYISDQSTDTPIDDPHRLATIEGHLTTVLRATTTPTQSESEIASPQEVKTAEFSEGTNMTDVERRLHQLMLSAGDFHRPEFEAMTPPPSSRSDGDEEGRKMVVSIENCHEKWYSIVSIECKDRPRLMFDTVCTLTDMQYVIFHASISSRDGRSLQEYFIRHVDGYALSSESEKEKVIKCLEAAIERRVCEGVRLELSAENRVGLLSDITRVLRENGLSVVRADVKTQGEKAVNAFYLKDILGNEVDTDVVESVKKEMDDVIDFEVKNDGGGSSSQQGGCLSSSPPQRLPGFFSLGDVLKSQIQRFSHNFIPTN
- the LOC121203010 gene encoding ACT domain-containing protein ACR2 isoform X3, coding for MVPRKQSMPLICRVCIDNDSMEECTVIKVDSVNKQGILLEVVQVLTNINLTILKSYISSDAGWFMDVFHVKDEHGDKIRDQNVINYILQAIGTVREIENTVKAMAYRNDVFNNSDQLSEHTAIEMKGTDRPGLFSEISAALADLHCNIVEAHAWSHNARLACVAYISDQSTDTPIDDPHRLATIEGHLTTVLRATTTPTQSESEIASPQEVKTAEFSEGTNMTDVERRLHQLMLSAGDFHRPEFEAMTPPPSSRSDGDEEGRKMVVSIENCHEKWYSIVSIECKDRPRLMFDTVCTLTDMQYVIFHASISSRDGRSLQEYFIRHVDGYALSSESEKEKVIKCLEAAIERRVCEGVRLELSAENRVGLLSDITRVLRENGLSVVRADVKTQGEKAVNAFYLKDILGNEVDTDVVESVKKEMDDVIDFEVKNDGGGSSSQQGGCLSSSPPQRLPGFFSLGDVLKSQIQRFSHNFIPTN
- the LOC121203010 gene encoding ACT domain-containing protein ACR2 isoform X1, encoding MMVCWPYFDPEFDNLPERIYGPPCRVCIDNDSMEECTVIKVDSVNKQGILLEVVQVLTNINLTILKSYISSDAGWFMDVFHVKDEHGDKIRDQNVINYILQAIGTVREIENTVKAMAYRNDVFNNSDQLSEHTAIEMKGTDRPGLFSEISAALADLHCNIVEAHAWSHNARLACVAYISDQSTDTPIDDPHRLATIEGHLTTVLRATTTPTQSESEIASPQEVKTAEFSEGTNMTDVERRLHQLMLSAGDFHRPEFEAMTPPPSSRSDGDEEGRKMVVSIENCHEKWYSIVSIECKDRPRLMFDTVCTLTDMQYVIFHASISSRDGRSLQEYFIRHVDGYALSSESEKEKVIKCLEAAIERRVCEGVRLELSAENRVGLLSDITRVLRENGLSVVRADVKTQGEKAVNAFYLKDILGNEVDTDVVESVKKEMDDVIDFEVKNDGGGSSSQQGGCLSSSPPQRLPGFFSLGDVLKSQIQRFSHNFIPTN